A stretch of Hydractinia symbiolongicarpus strain clone_291-10 chromosome 9, HSymV2.1, whole genome shotgun sequence DNA encodes these proteins:
- the LOC130656431 gene encoding forkhead box protein D2-like, producing the protein MDENCNVESPKKMTKHSIEHLTTVTKEGPENPPSKRVNINWDNEKNAGTRRKSGEKSISYTEMIARAIFATSKNMSTLQDIYGFLEAKYPVLQSRAKSWRNSVRHTLSLNECFTKIPRVNNGKCCFWSVHPVYLHRFQNGDFQKQRKNGISKYHTFNRRYQETPPNWPNFYAMERRYDVDSSPDVYKPWFTPYRPPEEVQYHQILHHGFNMSPNNIQPSPYGYMYPPQPTYAPPLLRAIPSQIERNGYAEKLSPLPDQSSKPSYPQFKGLENTDMTLSRQNKETSKTLKDASSFKLFSPSENTKNFTWDMRHKQKTDFEFTPFSHHEAPLYQNHFYSTSMSGFSHLSPSTPQSDPTLLKQQRYYNASASELSHRIYLSASPNNGFSTPCFDNYKDQHSVKN; encoded by the coding sequence ATGGACGAAAATTGCAATGTAGAAAGCCCGAAAAAAATGACGAAACATTCAATCGAACATCTTACGACAGTAACAAAAGAGGGACCAGAAAATCCTCCGTCTAAACGCGTAAATATCAACTGGGACAATGAAAAGAATGCAGGGACACGACGAAAGAGCGGCGAGAAATCGATTTCATACACAGAAATGATTGCAAGAGCAATCTTTGCAACCTCAAAAAACATGTCAACTTTACAAGACATATACGGCTTTCTTGAAGCGAAATATCCTGTACTGCAAAGTCGTGCAAAATCATGGAGAAATAGTGTTCGACATACGTTATCGTTAAACGAATGTTTTACGAAGATTCCACGTGTCAACAATGGTAAATGCTGTTTTTGGTCTGTACATCCAGTGTACTTGCATCGTTTTCAAAATGGCGATTTCCAGAAACAACGAAAAAATGGAATATCAAAATATCATACGTTCAATAGAAGATATCAAGAAACGCCACCCAACTGGCCGAACTTCTACGCAATGGAAAGACGTTATGACGTTGATTCGTCACCAGATGTGTATAAACCTTGGTTCACTCCATATCGCCCCCCAGAGGAGGTACAATATCACCAAATACTACACCATGGTTTTAACATGTCCCCAAACAATATACAACCATCGCCCTATGGATACATGTACCCTCCCCAACCCACATATGCACCTCCATTGCTACGAGCAATACCATCACAGATTGAAAGAAATGGGTATGCAGAAAAGCTATCTCCTCTTCCCGATCAATCGTCGAAGCCTTCATATCCACAATTTAAAGGATTGGAAAATACAGACATGACATTAAGTCGGCAAAATAAAGAGACTAGTAAAACTTTAAAAGATGCGTCATCCTTTAAACTGTTCTCACCATCGGAGAATACAAAAAACTTTACTTGGGACATGAGACATAAGCAGAAGACTGATTTTGAGTTCACACCTTTCAGCCACCACGAAGCGCCATTGTATCAAAATCACTTTTACAGTACATCAATGTCCGGCTTCAGTCACTTGTCACCAAGTACACCACAGTCTGATCCGACATTgctaaagcaacagcgctattACAATGCTTCCGCTTCTGAGCTGTCGCATCGAATTTATCTGTCAGCGTCACCAAACAACGGATTTTCAACACCTTGCTTTGATAATTATAAAGACCAGCATTCtgtaaaaaattaa